In the genome of Trichomycterus rosablanca isolate fTriRos1 chromosome 24, fTriRos1.hap1, whole genome shotgun sequence, one region contains:
- the LOC134301436 gene encoding deoxyribonuclease gamma-like isoform X1, whose product MMKPFVFLLLSLGGALSLKICSFNVQSFGESKISKPQVMNVILASISRCDLMLIMEIKDAKGKAFPQLMTRLNRRFTERSPEYGYIISKRLGRKSYKEQYAFIYRKKLVSVKSVYQYPDVQTEDLDAFAREPFVVWFSSTNTEIKDFVIIPIHTTPEAAVKEIDELYDVYQNVSKHLQSQNYIIMGDFNAACGYVPKKEWRNIRLHSDQSFLWLTGDKLDTSVKTSTKCAYDRVVLHGETMIKAVRSDSVEVYDFKQVFGLTEPEALAVSDHFPLCFTVNAARKNG is encoded by the exons ATGATGAAGCCCTTTGTGTTTCTCCTGCTGAGCCTTGGAGGAGCCCTGAGCCTTAAAATCTGCTCCTTTAATGTCCAGTCATTTGGAGAAAGCAAAATCTCCAAACCTCAAGTAATGAATGTGATATTGGCG AGCATCAGTCGCTGTGACCTAATGCTCATAATGGAAATTAAAGATGCTAAAGGAAAAGCATTTCCTCAGCTGATGACTCGTCTTAACAG AAGGTTCACTGAACGTAGTCCTGAATACGGCTACATAATCAGTAAGAGACTGGGGCGAAAATCCTACAAGGAGCAGTACGCCTTCATCTACAG GAAGAAGTTAGTTTCTGTGAAATCTGTTTATCAGTATCCCGATGTGCAGACTGAAGACTTGGACGCTTTTGCCAGAGAACCTTTTGTTGTGTGGTTTTCTTCAACAAATACAG AAATCAAGGATTTTGTCATTATACCCATTCACACAACTCCAGAAGCAGCAGTTAAAGAAATAGATGAGTTATATGATGTTTATCAAAATGTCTCAAAACATTTGCAGTCACAG AATTACATCATCATGGGAGATTTCAACGCGGCCTGTGGTTACGTCCCTAAGAAGGAATGGCGTAACATCCGTCTGCACTCAGACCAGAGCTTCTTGTGGCTTACCGGTGATAAGCTGGATACTTCAGTGAAAACGTCTACCAAATGTGCTTATGATAG GGTCGTCCTTCACGGAGAGACGATGATCAAGGCTGTCAGATCAGACTCAGTTGAAGTGTATGATTTCAAGCAGGTGTTTGGACTCACTGAACCAGAG GCCTTGGCTGTGAGTGATCATTTTCCTCTATGCTTCACGGTGAATGCAGCTAGAAAAAATGGTTGA
- the LOC134301436 gene encoding deoxyribonuclease gamma-like isoform X2: protein MKKKRKKKKIYTFRKRKKLKCTFVVNKLVTGLVALKIRFTERSPEYGYIISKRLGRKSYKEQYAFIYRKKLVSVKSVYQYPDVQTEDLDAFAREPFVVWFSSTNTEIKDFVIIPIHTTPEAAVKEIDELYDVYQNVSKHLQSQNYIIMGDFNAACGYVPKKEWRNIRLHSDQSFLWLTGDKLDTSVKTSTKCAYDRVVLHGETMIKAVRSDSVEVYDFKQVFGLTEPEALAVSDHFPLCFTVNAARKNG, encoded by the exons atgaaaaagaaaaggaagaaaaaaaaaatttacacattcagaaaaagaaaaaaacttaaatgtacatttgtggTCAACAAGCTTGTCACTGGACTGGTTGCccttaaaat AAGGTTCACTGAACGTAGTCCTGAATACGGCTACATAATCAGTAAGAGACTGGGGCGAAAATCCTACAAGGAGCAGTACGCCTTCATCTACAG GAAGAAGTTAGTTTCTGTGAAATCTGTTTATCAGTATCCCGATGTGCAGACTGAAGACTTGGACGCTTTTGCCAGAGAACCTTTTGTTGTGTGGTTTTCTTCAACAAATACAG AAATCAAGGATTTTGTCATTATACCCATTCACACAACTCCAGAAGCAGCAGTTAAAGAAATAGATGAGTTATATGATGTTTATCAAAATGTCTCAAAACATTTGCAGTCACAG AATTACATCATCATGGGAGATTTCAACGCGGCCTGTGGTTACGTCCCTAAGAAGGAATGGCGTAACATCCGTCTGCACTCAGACCAGAGCTTCTTGTGGCTTACCGGTGATAAGCTGGATACTTCAGTGAAAACGTCTACCAAATGTGCTTATGATAG GGTCGTCCTTCACGGAGAGACGATGATCAAGGCTGTCAGATCAGACTCAGTTGAAGTGTATGATTTCAAGCAGGTGTTTGGACTCACTGAACCAGAG GCCTTGGCTGTGAGTGATCATTTTCCTCTATGCTTCACGGTGAATGCAGCTAGAAAAAATGGTTGA
- the abhd6a gene encoding monoacylglycerol lipase ABHD6, with translation MDLDVVNMLIIAGGTLTVPILAFVASFLLWPAALIKVYYWYWRRRLGLQVDYAEHEGYRFCYTHRGKPGSRPSLLLLHGFSAHKDMWLSLVKFLPANVHLVCVDMPGHEGTTRTSAVDYSIEGQVRRIHQFVESIQLNKKPFHLVGTSMGGCVAGVYAARYPSDLSSLTLICPAGLKYTADNEFVKRLKDLEESKDVQGIPLIPSTAEEMADMMKLLSYVRFKIPYQILQGLVKVRTPHNNFYREVFLELVKENSRHCLHENMHLISMPLQVIWGKQDQVLDVSGAAVLADSVPGCQVDLLDNCGHTVVMERPRKAANLIMDFMTRQQNSGSSSNKKLS, from the exons ATGGATTTGGACGTAGTAAATATGTTGATCATAGCCGGAGGTACTCTTACAGTTCCCATCCTGGCTTTTGTAGCTTCGTTTCTGCTGTGGCCTGCAGCGCTTATCAAGGTCTATTATTG GTATTGGAGAAGGAGATTAGGGCTCCAGGTGGATTATGCTGAGCATGAAGGATATCGGTTCTGTTATACACACAGAGGAAAGCCAGGCAGTCGACCCTCTTTACTCTTGCTTCATGGCTTTTCTGCTCATAAAGACATGTGGCTCAGTCTTGTGAAG TTCCTTCCAGCCAATGTGCATCTGGTGTGTGTTGACATGCCCGGCCATGAAGGCACCACACGCACCAGTGCAGTGGACTACTCTATAGAGGGCCAAGTCAGGAGGATACATCAG TTTGTAGAAAGCATCCAACTCAATAAAAAGCCGTTCCACTTGGTGGGCACATCCATGGGTGGATGTGTAGCTGGGGTTTATGCTGCCCGCTATCCTTCTGACCTCTCCAGTCTCACATTAATCTGTCCTGCAG GTCTAAAGTACACAGCAGATAATGAATTTGTAAAGCGTCTGAAAGACTTGGAGGAAAGCAAGGATGTTCAGGGCATCCCCCTCATCCCCTCCACAGCGGAAGAGATGGCGGACATGATGAAACTGTTGTCTTATGTGCGTTTCAAGATCCCTTATCAG ATTCTTCAAGGATTGGTCAAAGTCCGTACTCCACACAACAACTTCTACCGTGAGG TTTTCTTGGAGCTAGTGAAAGAAAATTCCAGACACTGCCTACATGAGAACATGCATCTCATCTCAATGCCACTACAAGTCATTTGGGGCAAACAGGATCAG GTGCTGGATGTATCCGGTGCAGCTGTGTTGGCTGATTCCGTGCCTGGTTGCCAGGTCGATCTGCTAGATAACTGTGGCCATACGGTGGTGATGGAGCGGCCTCGGAAGGCTGCTAATCTCATCATGGACTTCATGACCCGTCAGCAGAATTCTGGCAGCAGTAGCAACAAAAAGCTTTCCTGA